In Terriglobus aquaticus, the genomic window CAGTGCTTGCAACTCCTGTCCACTGGTAGAAATGAATCTTTTTCACCAGAACAGCGATGCTGAGCGCATGCTGGAGCGCGATCGCGAGTGGCTGTTGCCCGTGTACGCCCGCTTTCCGATCGTCATGGAGCGCGGGGAAGGCGTGTACCTGTTCGATACATCCGGCAACCGCTATTTGGACATGATGGCTGGCCTGGGTGTGAACGCCCTGGGGCACGCGCATCCTCGCATGGTTCGGGCTACGGCGGACCAGGCGAGGATGCTGGTGCACCTGTCGCCACAGTACTGCACTCCCTACGCCGGCGAGCTGGCGGAACGTCTGTGCGCGTTGTCGGGCATGGAGGGCGTGTTCTACTCCACCGGCGGATCGGAAGCGGTGGAAGGTGCAATCAAGGTCGCGCGGGCATACGCTGCGGAGGCATTCGGACCGCACAAGCACCGGATCGTCTCCCTGCTGGGCTCGTATCATGGCCGCACGCTCGGATCTCTGGCAGTCACCGGCCAAACAAAGTACCGCGATAACTTCGGGCCAGACCTGCCCGGCGTTGATTTTGTGGTGCGGGACGATCTGGCATCGCTGCAGGCTGCGGTCTCCGACGAAACCTGCTGCATCCTGATTGAGACGGTGCTGGGCGAAGGCGGCGTGTACGAGGTTTCGCCGGAGTTCCTGGCCGAGGCGCGACGCCTCGCGGATAAGCACCACGCCTTGCTGGTGCTGGACGAAATTCAATGCGGGCTGGGCCGCACGGGTGACTGGTTCGCCTTTCCACGAATCGGTGTGAAGCCGGATGTTCTGATCCTGGGCAAGCCGCTGGGTGGTGGCATCCCGCTTTCCGCCCTGCTTGTCACCGGCCCGCTATTCCACGCGCTCGGCCTGGGCAAGCACGGCTCCACACTGGGCGGCTCGCCGATGGCTTGCCGGCTTGGTCTGGAGTTCCTGTCCGTCGTGGAAGACGAAGGTTTGCTGGCCCGCGTCACCGATACCGGTGCCTACCTGCGGACTCACTTGGATGGGCTGGCGCGCGAGCTGGACATTGCAATGGAAGCGCGGGGTATCGGGCTAATCCAAGGCCTGGAACTCAGCATCCCGGGTCGTCCGATTGCGGAAAGCGCGCTGGAGCAGGGCCTGATGCTCAACTTCGTGCAGGGCAACGTGATGCGGTTTCTGCCCAGCTTCCTGCTGGAGCGGCAGCACGTGGACACCGCCATGGAGATCATCCGGCCGTTGCTGCACAAGGCGAATCGCGAGGCAAAGGCAGAGCAGCCGGAGCTCGTCGCGCGCTAACTGCCCAGGAAGGTGGAGCGCACCCAGGTGCGTACCGCTTCCTGCATCTGCGGCAGCTTGGGCGCTGGAGATCCGGGAACGCCCATGAAGAAGTGCTCCGCTCCCGCGATCCAATGCATTTCGATCGGCGGCGGAGCCTGCCGCATCACCTCTTCCATGCGCTCGCGCGGCGCAAAGGCGTCCTCCGCGCCTGTGACCAGCAGCTTCGGCTGCGTGCACTTACTCACGAATTCGTAGCTGTAATTCCGCCCGCCGGCTTCCAGCGGCATGCCGAGACCGATGAGGCCGCGAACGCGGGAGTCGCCACAGCCTGCGCGCCAGCTTACGTTGGCGCCGAAGGAGAAACCGGCAAGCAGGATCGGAAGTTGCAGCGTCCGGTCGATCCACTCCAGCGCCGCCCGCACGTCGTCCACCTCGCCCCGGCCGTCGTCGTAGGTACCCTCGCTGACGCCGACCCCGCGAAAGTTGAAGCGCAGCGTCGGAATGCCGAGCGACTCGAACACCTTCATCGTCTGGTACACCGCGCGGGTATGCATGGTGCCGCCTGAGGGCGGATGCGGGTGACAGACCAACGCAGCGTACGCACTTGTGTCCAGGCCCTCGTTCAGCACGGCCTCCAGCCGTCCCGCGGGACCACGAAGGTCTTCAATGGTTCGGATCACAGTAGTTCCATCGTACTTGGCCGGGTTCGCAAATCAGGCTCGCTCGTCGTGGGCGTTGAGTTGTCCCGTTCAACGGAGCACTCGATCAGGCGGCACCCAGGTACTGTCGAGCCAGCATCAGGTCGTCGCGCAGGTGACGATACAACTGCTCGCGGGCAGCGTCATCACGTCCGCGCAGCACGGCCGAAGGATGAATCGTCGCCATCACCTGCTCGGCGAAGTTCGCCTGCATCAGCTTGCCGCGGTCCCGCATGAGCGCGAAGGTGCCGCCCAGTAGCGACTTGGCCGCGCTGGCGCCAAGCGCCACCACCAGCTTGGGCTTCAGTGCGTCCAGTTCGGCCATGAGCCATGGCTTGCAGGCAGTGATCTCGCTCATCCGCGGGTTCTGGTGCAGCCGCAGCTTGCCGCGCTGCACGAACTTGAAGTGCTTTACCGCATTGGTCATGTAGACAGCGTCAGGATCCACACCAGCTTCTGCGAGAGCTTTCCGCAGGACGCCGCCAGCAGGGCCGACGAAGGGCTCGCCGCGCTTGTCCTCCTGGTCGCCCGGCTGTTCGCCCACGAGCACAAGGTCGGCGGTCACTGGTCCGCGGCCCGGCACCACCTGGATGGCGTGCTCGTACAGGTCGCAGCCGCGGCAGGTAGGCAAGGCCGCCTGGATCACAGGGAGCGTGTGCTCGTGCGGAACGAACGGAGCCGCGCTCGGCTTGCCGCCCTGTTTTGAGATCATGCTTTCCACTCTGCCCTCCGCCGCCTGCAAGAGAGAGGGAAGCAGTTCCACCTCCGGCAGGTTGTTCCAGTACTTCACCGGCATGTGGCTGCGCATCCCCTCGGGATTCAGACGGGCCGGGTTGAAGATGCTGCCGTAGTAGCTCTTCCACAACGTTTCGAGTTCGTCCCCGGCAGGCGCGTGTGTGCGGTCGAGTGGCGGACCGAACTGCAACTGATGCAACTCGGGATCCCAGTAGGCCGAACCGTCCGGCGTCAAGATGGACCAGCGCATCACGGCGAATCGTTCCGCGAAGAAGGGTGCAGCCAGTTCTAAGATGCGATGCGCCGGCTCGTACCAGGCGATGAACTCCTCGCCGCGCTCGCCCTCGATGCGGCGGAAGCGAACGAAAGCGTGCATCTTGTGCTCGTCGCGCTTCACTTGCTGCACCAGGCGCAGCATCGCACTTACGTCGTGGTCCACCTCAATGCGCATCAGGTCACGATTCGACTGGAGCCGCCACAACAGCCGATACAGCAGGTTCCAGCGCTGCGGGTCACGGTGGTAGCTGGCAAGTTTGGCGCGATCGAGAAAGGCTCGAGGAACATGCGGCCGCTCCTGCGACATCTCGGCGTAGGGGCCGTCCAGTGCACTCGCGTCGGTCTGCACCGCTCCGAACAGGTCGTCGGCCTGGGCGGCGACCGTGGCGTCTGCGAGGTCGATGCTGTCCGGCTCCAGCCCACGCAGAAGAGCCTTACGCGCGAGCTCGCGCCACGCATCGAAACTGGGCGGCAC contains:
- a CDS encoding aspartate aminotransferase family protein, whose product is MNLFHQNSDAERMLERDREWLLPVYARFPIVMERGEGVYLFDTSGNRYLDMMAGLGVNALGHAHPRMVRATADQARMLVHLSPQYCTPYAGELAERLCALSGMEGVFYSTGGSEAVEGAIKVARAYAAEAFGPHKHRIVSLLGSYHGRTLGSLAVTGQTKYRDNFGPDLPGVDFVVRDDLASLQAAVSDETCCILIETVLGEGGVYEVSPEFLAEARRLADKHHALLVLDEIQCGLGRTGDWFAFPRIGVKPDVLILGKPLGGGIPLSALLVTGPLFHALGLGKHGSTLGGSPMACRLGLEFLSVVEDEGLLARVTDTGAYLRTHLDGLARELDIAMEARGIGLIQGLELSIPGRPIAESALEQGLMLNFVQGNVMRFLPSFLLERQHVDTAMEIIRPLLHKANREAKAEQPELVAR
- a CDS encoding alpha/beta hydrolase; protein product: MIRTIEDLRGPAGRLEAVLNEGLDTSAYAALVCHPHPPSGGTMHTRAVYQTMKVFESLGIPTLRFNFRGVGVSEGTYDDGRGEVDDVRAALEWIDRTLQLPILLAGFSFGANVSWRAGCGDSRVRGLIGLGMPLEAGGRNYSYEFVSKCTQPKLLVTGAEDAFAPRERMEEVMRQAPPPIEMHWIAGAEHFFMGVPGSPAPKLPQMQEAVRTWVRSTFLGS
- a CDS encoding UdgX family uracil-DNA binding protein (This protein belongs to the uracil DNA glycosylase superfamily, members of which act in excision repair of DNA. However, it belongs more specifically to UdgX branch, whose founding member was found to bind uracil in DNA (where it does not belong), without cleaving it, appears to promote DNA repair by a pathway involving RecA, rather than base excision.), with the translated sequence MSLLHALAERVTRVTVPPSFDAWRELARKALLRGLEPDSIDLADATVAAQADDLFGAVQTDASALDGPYAEMSQERPHVPRAFLDRAKLASYHRDPQRWNLLYRLLWRLQSNRDLMRIEVDHDVSAMLRLVQQVKRDEHKMHAFVRFRRIEGERGEEFIAWYEPAHRILELAAPFFAERFAVMRWSILTPDGSAYWDPELHQLQFGPPLDRTHAPAGDELETLWKSYYGSIFNPARLNPEGMRSHMPVKYWNNLPEVELLPSLLQAAEGRVESMISKQGGKPSAAPFVPHEHTLPVIQAALPTCRGCDLYEHAIQVVPGRGPVTADLVLVGEQPGDQEDKRGEPFVGPAGGVLRKALAEAGVDPDAVYMTNAVKHFKFVQRGKLRLHQNPRMSEITACKPWLMAELDALKPKLVVALGASAAKSLLGGTFALMRDRGKLMQANFAEQVMATIHPSAVLRGRDDAAREQLYRHLRDDLMLARQYLGAA